The window GTACCCGCGACGGGGCCAAAGGAGATCGCACTGGCGCGGGAAATCGGCATCGAGGACGCTGTGCCGGTGACGCATGAGAGTTTCCGGCAGTGGGTGATCGAGGATGATTTCTGCGCCGGACGCCCGGACTGGGACAAGGCCGGGGCGACGTTTGCGGACGATGTCCATACCTACGAGGCGATGAAGATCCGGATCCTGAATGCCGGGCACCAGGTCATCGCCAATCCGGGGGAAATACTTTCCGTCGAGACGATCGCGGGCTGCATGGAGCATCCGCGGATCGGGGCGCTGTTCCGCAAGGTGGCGCTGGATGAAATCTCCCCGCATGTTCACGCGGTGCCGGGGATGACGCCCGAGGCCTATGTTGACCTGATAGATTCGCGCTTTTCCAACCCCAAGATCGTCGATACGACGCGGCGGGTGGCGTTCGACGGTTCCTCCCGTCACACCGGGTTCCTGTTGCCGACGGTGCGGGACGCCTTGGCCAAAGGCGGGCAGATATCGGGTTTGGCGCTGGTAGAGGCGATGTGGGCGCGAATGTGCGAAGGCACACGCGAGGATGGCAGCCGTATTGAGCCGAACGATCCGTTCTGGGGAACGCTGACAATCGTGGCAGCAGAGGCGAAGGCCCGGCCGATGGCGTGGCTGGAGCAAAAGCAGCTATACGGTGACCTGGTGGACAATGCAGAGTTCTCCGATGCATTCACGCGCTGGCTGACGGTAATCTGGGCCGATGGCGCCGATACGGCGATGCAGGCCTATCTGCAGAGCTGAAGCTCACGGCAGGTTCAGCAGCGCTTCGGCTATCAGGGCGCCGGCGTTGCCACCATCGATAACCCGCGTCTTGGTTCGCGGTGCGATCCGTCGGGCGGCTCCGGCGAGGACGGCCCCGAGCAGGACCACCGTGCGTGCGCCATCTGTCGCCAGTTCCGCAGTGGCGGCGAGCAGCAAACGGTCCAGTTCCGTCTTGTCGCCTTCGCGATAGGCAGAGGGAGCGTCGAACGCGCGCCAGCCGACGCAATCCGTTTTCAGGTCACAATGGGTCAACGTCTCTTCATAGAGGGGAACCAGAGAGGCTCCGAGGGTGATAAAGCCCAATGGACCGCCGCAAAGGCGGGCAAGAGAGATTGAGGCCTCCGTCATACCGACGACGGGGATGGAGAGGCTGCCGCGCAGCTCAGTCAGGGCGGTGTCAAAAGACACCGCGAGCATGATGGCGTCCGCATTGTTCATGTGCTCGTGAGCTGCGGTGAGTACGCCTTGGTGGGCCAGCGCGTTGTCCTCGGCCGAGCGGATGATCGGCGGGCCGTCTTCGGGGGTCACGGGAATGACATGTGCGCGGTTGCAGAGGGTGCTGGCCATCTCATCCGCGACGGTACGGGTAACGTACGCTGTGGTGTTGGCATTTAGGCAAAGGATGCGCATTCACCCGTCACCCTCAAACTGGGCGGCAAGGGCGGCGGGCAAGCCAGTGGTCGCCTTGCCGGGCGGGCGACGGTAGGAGCCCTTCGACGCGCCGTCGGGGGCCAGCAAGGCGAGGGTTTCGGCCTGTCGGACGGCACAGGCGACCGGATCGATCAGCACGGCCGGAACCTCCTCGGCAATTTCACTAGCGAGGCCGGCAAGCGGGGCACCGCCGAGAATGACACAGTCTGCTCCGCCGGCGGCCGCTTCCTGCGCGAGGCGTGTAAGTTCTGCGCGCATGTCGACCTTGAGGTTGCCGAGACTGCCGCTCTGCCGTTCCGGCGCGTGGAAGCCGCTGAGGCGGCTTTGCACACCGGCAGCGGCGACGGAGAGGGCGTACCAGGCAATCATATCGGGCGTGAATGTGACGATGGCGAAACGCTCCCCCAGCATGCAGGCCGTCAGGATTGCGGCTTCGGCGAGGCCGGTGACGGGCAGGTCGTAGAGTTCGCGGGCGGCATGGAGGCCGGGGTCGCCGAAGGCGGCGACGACGACAGCATCGACCTGATCCTGGTAGTCGGCGATTATTTCCAGCGTGATTGTGCCGGCAAACTGCGACTCTGCGCGGGAAGAGATGTAGGGAAATCCGCGGGTGGCGGTAACGGGGATGATTTCCGTTCCCGGCGAGGCCGCGAGGCGGGCGACTTCGGCCATGCCGTCAGTCATGCCGGTTGTCATATTGGGATTGAGCAGAAGGATTTTCATGCGGCCTCGTCGGGGAAGGGTGCCGAAGTCAGTCCGGCGGAAAGAAAGATTGATTCGAAGTGGCGAGCGGCGGCGAGAACGCTCCGGTCTGCGCCGACGCGGGCGATGATCTGGAGACCGAACGGCAGGCCCCGCGGATTGCTGCCGCAGGGCAACGACAGGGCCGGGGAACGCGCGTGGTTCATTTGCGGGGTGAAGACGGCGTGGTCGCGAGGGCTGGCGGGTCTTCCACCGATGGACTCCGGCCCTGGACGACCCAGCGGCCATGCAGCGCAGGGCGTTGTCGGGCAGAGCAGCAGATCGTAACGGGTGAAGAACGCCGCGAGGGCGGTACGCATGGCGCGTCCGGCATCGAGCGCGCGGGCGACGGCGGTGCCGGGGAGGGCGAGACCCTGTTCAATCTGGGTGCCTATGTCGGGGTCAAAGAGTTCGGGGCGCGATTTCCATTTCTGGCCGTGGAGGGCCGCGAGACCTGCGAACTGCAGCGGCATGAGTGCACCTTCGTTCCCGCCGTCGGGCCAGTCGGGCGCGGCGTCGTGGATTACGACACCAGCGGAACGCAAGGCATCTATGGCGGCGAGGGTGACAGCGGTGGCATCAGCGTCCATTGCCACGTCGCGCCCCATGCGGGGCGCAAAGGCGATGCGGAGGGACCGGGATTCCTCCGCTGGCGCAAGTGTGAGCCGGCTGATGACATCGCGTTCCTCGGCGCCAACCAATGTTTCGAACAGCAGAGAGAGGTCGGCGGCGGTTCGGGCCATGGGGGCGATAGTGCAGATGTCCCAGAACGGTTCCGGAAAGCCGGGTCCGTAGGGAATGGCACCCTGCGACGGTTTGAAACCGATGACGCCGCAGTGGGCTGCGGGCCTGCGGCCGGAGCCGCCGCCATCGGTGCCGAGGGCGAGGGGAACAATACCGTCGGCGAGGGCCGCCGCGGATCCGCCGGAGGAGCCGCCGGGGGTAAGGTCCTTGTCCAGCGGGTTGCGGGTGGTGCCGTAGAGTGGCGTATTGGTAACGCCCTTGCAGGCGAATTCGGAGCAGGTGGAGATGCCGAGGATCAGGGCTCCGGCGGCGCGAAGGCGGGCCGTGGCGATGGCGTCTTCCGGTGCGATGTGATCTTCGAACAGGCGTGACCCTTGGGTTACGCGCCTGTCTTTTACCCAGATGTTGTCCTTGATCACGACCGGCACGCCCGCGAGGGGCAGGGCTTCGCCAGCGGCAATGCGCTGTGTCAGGGCAGCGGCCTCGGCACGGATCGGTGCGGCTTCGATCCGGGTCAGGGCATTGATTGTGGGATTACGCTCCGCCGCTCGGGCGAGCGCCGCTTCGGCCAGATCGAGGGGCTCGATCTGGCCGGCAGCCACGGCGGCGGCAATGGCGGAGGCGGACTGATCAAGCAAGGTGGTCATGCGGGCTTCCATTCCGGCAGGCCGGAGGCGCGCCGCCAACACGCGGCGATCTGGGCACGGGTGGCGAACCAGACGCCGCCTTTGGCGACCATGTGGGCAAGCAGAGTTTCGAGACCAGCTATGCGGGCGGGACGGCCAATGATGCGCAGGTGAAGACCGATGGAGAGCATTCGGGCCTCGGTGGCACCCTCGGCCCAGAGACGCTCGAACGCGGCGATGCTGTAACGGGCGAAGTCCTCGGCATGGGTGAAGGAGCCGCCGGGTTGGAAGCGCATGTCGTTGGTATCGAAAGCATAGGGAATGATTACATGGGGCCTGTCGCTGACAGTGTCGATCCGTGGCACGTCATCGTCATAAGCATCTGAATCATAGGCGAATCCACCGTGCTCGCCCAGCAGCCGGCGGGTGTTGGGCGACGCGGCGGAGCGTGTGTGCCAGCCTTGCGGTGGCTGCCCGGACGCCGCAGCAATGACGGCGTGGGTGCGGGCGATGATCGCACGTTCTTCTGCCTCATCCATGCCGGCATGGGATTCCCATCGCCAGCCGTGACACGAGATTTCGTGGCCCCGCGCGACGGCGTCGGCGAGAAGCCACGGCAGGCGCTCGGCCGCGCGACCACAGGTGGAAAAGGTGGCGGGGATATCATGGGCGGCGAGCGCATCGGCGATGCGGCGATAGCCCTGACGGGGGCCGTAGGCGAAATGGCTTTCCAGACATGGATCCGGTGCCCCGATCACCTCTTCCCTCGCCTCGTAGATGGATTCGTTGCGCATGTCGCCATCGGCGACGGATAGCTCGGCGCCTTCCTCGACGTTGACGACGACGGAGACGGCAAGGCGCGCACTGTCAGGCCATGGTGGTGGCGGAGCGCTACTCTGATACCCGCGAAGGTCCCGGCGATCGATCATCCCTGGATCATCCGGTTAAGACCGACGGTTCGGGCTCCGACCATCAGGGCGACGAGGGCAAGCAGGATAAGGCCTGTGGACATCGCGGCGATCGATGGATCCGGCTGCTCCTCCAGATACTGAAGCATCTTGATGGGAAGGGTCTTGTTGCGGGCATCGGTGAGAAAGATCGAGATCGGATAATTATCCATCGAGGCGAGAAAGGCGAAGAGGCTGGCGGTGAGGAATGCGGGCGCAAGTCCCGGAATCAGCACCTTGACCACGGCCATCGGATAGCTGAGGCCGAGGGTGCGGGCGGCGTCGATCAGCGAGAAGTCGAACGCGCCCATGGCGGCAAGCAGGGTCCGCATGACGAACGGCAGTGTGATGACGATATGGCCGATCAGAAGGCTCCAATAGGCGTCACGCAGACCGATTTCACGCAGGAACTGCAGAAGGGCGACACCGACCACGAGACCGGGCATCATCAGCGGTGAGACCGAGAAGGTTGCGATCGCCTGCCTTCCGGGGAAGCGACCGCGGGCGACGGCCATGGCGGCGGCGGTGCCGAGGACCAGGCTGAGGAGGGTGGAGACGGCGGCGAGGTTGAGTGACAGCATCACGGCATCATAGAGTCCCGAGCGGCGGGTCATCGCTTCGTACCATCGGAAGGACCAGCCTGTCGGCGGAAGAGTGTACACAGAACTGTCGCTGAACGAGACGGCGACCGTCAGAACCAGTGGCAACATCAGGAAGACGACGACGAAGGCGGCCATGGCCCACGCGAACCAGCGGGCGAAGAGGTCGGTGCGAGTCATGCGCGGCCTCCTGACACGCGGGACGCCAGCCAGCTTGAACCGACGACGACGGCGACCGCGATCAGCAGAAGAATGGCGGAAATCGTGGAGCCGGTCTGCTCGTCTCGCAAGTAAAGGAAGGACCGCGCGATCAGCATGGAGAGTGTCTGCTGGCGTTCTCCAACGATTAGACTGGGGATGACGTACATCGACACGGCCAGCGAGAACGTGAATGCGGAGCCGGCGATGATGCCGGGCAGGGTGAGCGGAAGGGTGACGCGGAAGAAGCGGAAGAAAGGCCCGGCACCGAGGGTGGCGGCAGCCTCTGTCAGTGCGCCATCGATCTGACGGATGACGGCATAGATCGGCAGGACCATGAAAGGCAGGAAGACGTTGGCGGCACCGATGATGAGGGCGGTTTCGGTAAACAGCATCCGCACCGGCTCCTCGGTGATGCCGAGAGCCATGAGCGTTTGGTTCAACAGGCCGTTGGAGCGGAAGAGGATCGACCAAGCGAAGGCCTTGACGATGACGCCGACTGAGAGCGGCAGGATCATCGCGACAAGGATCAGCGTCTGGGCAAGCCCACGGGCTCGGGCGAGGGCGAAGGCTGTTGGATAAGCAAGTGCGAGCGACAGTAGGGTTGTGAGCAAAGCGACACGGAGGGTGCGCCACAAGACGGTGAGATCATAGCTGTCAGTAAAGAAGTCGACATAGGCAGAGAGGGAGAATCCGGCCGGTCCCTGAAAGCTCTTCAGCAAGAGGATGATGAGAGGCAGGGCGTAGAGGGCAGCGAGATAGAGCAGCCCCGGCGCGGCAAGGAGGGCGAAACGATCTACACGCCTCACGCCGGAACCTCATAGACCAAGGTGTTTTCAGGTGCCCAGCCAAGTGTGAGCTTCTGGCCCGGAGTGATGCCGGAAACGGTGCCGGGGAGTTCACAAAGCAGACGGTCGTCACCTTCGGATCGACAGTGAACATGAGTTTTCGAGCCGAGGATCATCACGTCGGCTACTTCTGCGGACAGCGTGATCGGAGCATCGCCGAGAGTGATGTTTTCGGGCCGGACGCCGATAAGCAAGGGCGTGCCGTCTGGAATCGGGTCGGGCAAGGGGAGGGTGCCGTAAGCTGTCTCGGCCGAATTGCCGCGGGCGGTGGCGTGGATACGGGTAGAGAGGCCGACGAAATCGAGCGCAAAAGGTGTGGCGGGCCGGGCGTAGAGTTCGGCCGGTGCGGTAAACTGCTCAATCCGGCCTTCGTTCATCACGGCGATGCGGTGGGACACGGCGAGAGCTTCTTCCTGATCGTGGGTGACGAAGATGGCTGTGATCCCGCGATCACGCAACAAAGTCTTCAATTCGACTTGCATGGTTTCACGTAACTTTCGATCAAGTGCGGAGAACGGTTCATCCAGCAGGAGCAGATCCGGCTGAACGACGAGGGCGCGGGCGACCGCGACGCGCTGCTGTTGACCGCCGGAGAGTGCGGCAACGGGGCGGTCGGCGAATTCGGTCATGCGGACGAGATGGAGAGCCTCGGCTACACGGTCGGGGATGGTGGCCTTGTCGACCTTTCGGGCACGCAGGCCGAAGGCGACGTTTTCGGCGACCTTGAGGTGGGGAAAGAGGGCGTAATTCTGGAAGACGACCGAGACGTTGCGCTTGTGGGCCGGAGTGCGGGTGACGTTTCGGGT of the Algicella marina genome contains:
- a CDS encoding mannitol dehydrogenase family protein, which produces MKLSNATLKDLPDGVIVPEYDRSKLTPGIVHIGLGNFHRGHQAWYLHRLFQQKLCMDWAIIGAGVRAYDAAQREKMAAQDYLTTLIELSPDSRSAEVTGSMIGYVPIEEGNGPLIEQMADPAIRIVALTVTEGGYYIDPATKGFDSRHVDILHDAANPGSPKTAFGAMVAALKLRRERGIGPITGQSCDNLQGNGDILRQTLVSLARMSDPVLADWIAAQCSFPNSMVDCIVPATGPKEIALAREIGIEDAVPVTHESFRQWVIEDDFCAGRPDWDKAGATFADDVHTYEAMKIRILNAGHQVIANPGEILSVETIAGCMEHPRIGALFRKVALDEISPHVHAVPGMTPEAYVDLIDSRFSNPKIVDTTRRVAFDGSSRHTGFLLPTVRDALAKGGQISGLALVEAMWARMCEGTREDGSRIEPNDPFWGTLTIVAAEAKARPMAWLEQKQLYGDLVDNAEFSDAFTRWLTVIWADGADTAMQAYLQS
- a CDS encoding aspartate/glutamate racemase family protein, whose protein sequence is MRILCLNANTTAYVTRTVADEMASTLCNRAHVIPVTPEDGPPIIRSAEDNALAHQGVLTAAHEHMNNADAIMLAVSFDTALTELRGSLSIPVVGMTEASISLARLCGGPLGFITLGASLVPLYEETLTHCDLKTDCVGWRAFDAPSAYREGDKTELDRLLLAATAELATDGARTVVLLGAVLAGAARRIAPRTKTRVIDGGNAGALIAEALLNLP
- a CDS encoding aspartate/glutamate racemase family protein; this encodes MKILLLNPNMTTGMTDGMAEVARLAASPGTEIIPVTATRGFPYISSRAESQFAGTITLEIIADYQDQVDAVVVAAFGDPGLHAARELYDLPVTGLAEAAILTACMLGERFAIVTFTPDMIAWYALSVAAAGVQSRLSGFHAPERQSGSLGNLKVDMRAELTRLAQEAAAGGADCVILGGAPLAGLASEIAEEVPAVLIDPVACAVRQAETLALLAPDGASKGSYRRPPGKATTGLPAALAAQFEGDG
- a CDS encoding amidase, which translates into the protein MTTLLDQSASAIAAAVAAGQIEPLDLAEAALARAAERNPTINALTRIEAAPIRAEAAALTQRIAAGEALPLAGVPVVIKDNIWVKDRRVTQGSRLFEDHIAPEDAIATARLRAAGALILGISTCSEFACKGVTNTPLYGTTRNPLDKDLTPGGSSGGSAAALADGIVPLALGTDGGGSGRRPAAHCGVIGFKPSQGAIPYGPGFPEPFWDICTIAPMARTAADLSLLFETLVGAEERDVISRLTLAPAEESRSLRIAFAPRMGRDVAMDADATAVTLAAIDALRSAGVVIHDAAPDWPDGGNEGALMPLQFAGLAALHGQKWKSRPELFDPDIGTQIEQGLALPGTAVARALDAGRAMRTALAAFFTRYDLLLCPTTPCAAWPLGRPGPESIGGRPASPRDHAVFTPQMNHARSPALSLPCGSNPRGLPFGLQIIARVGADRSVLAAARHFESIFLSAGLTSAPFPDEAA
- a CDS encoding polysaccharide deacetylase family protein, which codes for MIDRRDLRGYQSSAPPPPWPDSARLAVSVVVNVEEGAELSVADGDMRNESIYEAREEVIGAPDPCLESHFAYGPRQGYRRIADALAAHDIPATFSTCGRAAERLPWLLADAVARGHEISCHGWRWESHAGMDEAEERAIIARTHAVIAAASGQPPQGWHTRSAASPNTRRLLGEHGGFAYDSDAYDDDVPRIDTVSDRPHVIIPYAFDTNDMRFQPGGSFTHAEDFARYSIAAFERLWAEGATEARMLSIGLHLRIIGRPARIAGLETLLAHMVAKGGVWFATRAQIAACWRRASGLPEWKPA
- a CDS encoding ABC transporter permease; this encodes MTRTDLFARWFAWAMAAFVVVFLMLPLVLTVAVSFSDSSVYTLPPTGWSFRWYEAMTRRSGLYDAVMLSLNLAAVSTLLSLVLGTAAAMAVARGRFPGRQAIATFSVSPLMMPGLVVGVALLQFLREIGLRDAYWSLLIGHIVITLPFVMRTLLAAMGAFDFSLIDAARTLGLSYPMAVVKVLIPGLAPAFLTASLFAFLASMDNYPISIFLTDARNKTLPIKMLQYLEEQPDPSIAAMSTGLILLALVALMVGARTVGLNRMIQG
- a CDS encoding ABC transporter permease, giving the protein MRRVDRFALLAAPGLLYLAALYALPLIILLLKSFQGPAGFSLSAYVDFFTDSYDLTVLWRTLRVALLTTLLSLALAYPTAFALARARGLAQTLILVAMILPLSVGVIVKAFAWSILFRSNGLLNQTLMALGITEEPVRMLFTETALIIGAANVFLPFMVLPIYAVIRQIDGALTEAAATLGAGPFFRFFRVTLPLTLPGIIAGSAFTFSLAVSMYVIPSLIVGERQQTLSMLIARSFLYLRDEQTGSTISAILLLIAVAVVVGSSWLASRVSGGRA
- a CDS encoding ABC transporter ATP-binding protein, giving the protein MTNATTPTARYLDAVGLSKSYHGTRVIDGLDFSVARGELVSLLGPSGCGKTTLLRLIAGLVSSDDGNISIGTRNVTRTPAHKRNVSVVFQNYALFPHLKVAENVAFGLRARKVDKATIPDRVAEALHLVRMTEFADRPVAALSGGQQQRVAVARALVVQPDLLLLDEPFSALDRKLRETMQVELKTLLRDRGITAIFVTHDQEEALAVSHRIAVMNEGRIEQFTAPAELYARPATPFALDFVGLSTRIHATARGNSAETAYGTLPLPDPIPDGTPLLIGVRPENITLGDAPITLSAEVADVMILGSKTHVHCRSEGDDRLLCELPGTVSGITPGQKLTLGWAPENTLVYEVPA